The following proteins come from a genomic window of Mycolicibacterium rufum:
- a CDS encoding TetR/AcrR family transcriptional regulator, with amino-acid sequence MGTRQDTRERIERRIVELGRRHLVTDGAAGLSLRAIARDLGMVSSAVYRYVASRDDLLTLLLVDAYTELADAVDDARQAAGGDWRAQLTAMAHAARRWAVHQPASWALLYGSPVPGYHAPRERTVGPGTRVVGALFTVVATGVAAGDISSTNIPVPQPLSSDFDSLRAEFDVTVDDGVLTKCLVLWAALVGAISLEVFGQYGSDTWTDPALAFDAQVALLTGMLAQ; translated from the coding sequence GTGGGCACCCGACAGGACACCCGTGAGCGAATCGAACGACGGATCGTCGAACTCGGCCGACGCCACCTGGTCACCGACGGTGCGGCGGGCCTCTCGCTGCGGGCCATCGCCCGCGACCTGGGGATGGTGTCGTCGGCGGTGTACCGCTACGTGGCCAGCCGCGACGACCTGCTGACGCTGCTGCTCGTCGACGCCTACACCGAGCTGGCCGACGCCGTCGACGACGCGCGGCAGGCGGCGGGCGGGGACTGGCGCGCGCAGCTGACGGCGATGGCGCACGCCGCCCGGCGCTGGGCTGTGCACCAGCCGGCGAGCTGGGCGTTGCTCTACGGCAGCCCGGTACCCGGGTATCACGCGCCGCGGGAGCGGACCGTCGGACCCGGCACCCGCGTCGTCGGCGCGCTGTTCACCGTGGTCGCCACCGGCGTCGCGGCGGGGGACATCTCCTCGACCAACATCCCTGTGCCGCAACCGCTCTCATCGGACTTCGACAGCCTGCGGGCCGAGTTCGACGTCACGGTCGACGACGGCGTGCTGACCAAGTGCCTGGTGCTGTGGGCGGCGCTGGTCGGTGCGATCAGCCTGGAGGTGTTCGGTCAGTACGGCTCCGACACGTGGACCGACCCAGCCCTGGCCTTCGACGCACAGGTGGCACTGCTGACGGGAATGCTCGCTCAGTAG
- a CDS encoding acyl-CoA dehydrogenase family protein: protein MTADILAPTASTVPAPPVLRTAHDALAAADRVVAAIAPGSAERERADAVLIPQLRLVAEAGLLGISVPVEHGGPGLPASTVVEVLRRLSRADGAVGQLLLAHFVIAHNIAGLGDRQPVPRIFADVLAGAQLGNATAERGTAHALDRRTTVTARDDHWIVNGVKYYATGALGAAWIAVSARIADRDTGDTATLFVRPDQPGVTLALEEWSAFGQRGTRSGRVTLRDVTVPADLVIDEGPPPHPVDAPPSVAGAFDQALHAAIDIGIARAALEDGAEFVRTRSRPWKEALDAGFERADEEPHVVRRFGELTARLYALEALLARGTALIDEALAAPDVTRDAAAQASLTVAAAKALAQQDAVEIAGGVFELTGTSAADGAVNLDRHWRNVRVHSLHDPARWKYVHLGNHTLHGTRPPRLGLVL from the coding sequence ATGACCGCCGACATCCTCGCCCCGACCGCGTCGACCGTCCCCGCGCCGCCGGTGCTGCGCACGGCGCACGACGCCCTGGCCGCCGCCGACCGCGTGGTCGCCGCGATCGCCCCGGGCAGCGCCGAACGGGAACGCGCCGACGCCGTGCTCATCCCGCAGCTGCGTCTGGTGGCCGAGGCCGGGCTGCTGGGCATCTCCGTGCCGGTCGAGCACGGTGGCCCGGGACTGCCGGCGTCCACCGTCGTCGAGGTGCTGCGGCGGCTGTCGCGCGCCGACGGAGCGGTCGGGCAGCTGCTGCTCGCGCACTTCGTGATCGCCCACAACATCGCGGGTCTCGGTGACCGGCAGCCGGTGCCCAGGATCTTCGCCGACGTGCTGGCCGGCGCCCAACTCGGCAACGCCACCGCCGAGCGGGGCACCGCCCACGCCCTGGATCGCCGCACCACGGTGACGGCCCGCGACGACCACTGGATCGTCAACGGCGTCAAGTACTACGCGACGGGCGCACTGGGCGCCGCCTGGATCGCGGTGTCGGCGCGGATCGCCGACCGGGACACCGGGGATACGGCGACGCTGTTCGTGCGGCCGGACCAGCCGGGCGTCACGCTGGCCCTGGAGGAGTGGTCGGCGTTCGGGCAGCGCGGCACCCGCAGCGGCCGGGTCACGCTGCGCGACGTGACGGTGCCGGCCGACCTCGTGATCGACGAGGGCCCGCCGCCGCACCCGGTCGACGCCCCGCCCAGCGTTGCGGGCGCCTTCGATCAGGCGTTGCACGCCGCGATCGACATCGGCATCGCGCGGGCCGCCCTCGAGGACGGCGCGGAGTTCGTCCGCACCCGGTCGCGGCCGTGGAAGGAGGCGCTCGACGCCGGCTTCGAGCGCGCCGACGAGGAACCGCACGTCGTCCGGCGGTTCGGCGAACTCACCGCGCGGCTCTACGCGCTCGAGGCGCTGCTGGCCCGCGGCACCGCGCTGATCGACGAGGCGCTCGCCGCGCCGGACGTCACCCGCGACGCCGCCGCGCAGGCATCGCTGACCGTCGCGGCGGCCAAGGCGCTGGCCCAGCAGGACGCGGTCGAGATCGCCGGCGGTGTCTTCGAGTTGACGGGCACCTCGGCCGCCGACGGCGCGGTCAACCTGGACCGGCACTGGCGCAACGTGCGGGTGCACTCGCTGCACGACCCGGCCCGGTGGAAGTACGTGCACCTGGGCAACCACACGCTGCACGGCACCCGGCCGCCGCGGTTGGGGCTGGTGCTCTGA
- a CDS encoding nitroreductase/quinone reductase family protein, producing the protein MSQRYDVPGRFTRLFNDVIRRLAERGVSVQGSTALRVRGRASGEMRSVVVNLSTVDGRDYLVSPRGNTQWVRNARAAGTVETGALNRARRRGVVELPDDAKPALLRRYLDRWYWQVKGHTGGLTPASSDAQIRAVAGSIPVFELTG; encoded by the coding sequence ATGTCCCAGCGCTACGACGTCCCGGGGCGGTTCACCCGCCTGTTCAACGACGTGATCCGCCGGCTCGCCGAGCGAGGAGTCAGCGTGCAGGGCAGCACCGCGCTGCGCGTGCGTGGCCGCGCGAGCGGCGAGATGCGCTCCGTGGTGGTCAACCTGTCGACCGTCGACGGCCGCGACTACCTGGTCTCACCGCGCGGCAACACCCAGTGGGTCCGCAACGCGCGCGCCGCAGGCACCGTCGAGACCGGCGCGCTGAACCGCGCGCGGCGCCGCGGTGTCGTCGAGCTGCCCGACGACGCCAAGCCCGCGCTGCTGCGGCGCTACCTCGATCGGTGGTACTGGCAGGTCAAGGGTCACACCGGTGGACTGACGCCCGCGTCGAGCGACGCGCAGATCCGTGCGGTCGCCGGGTCGATCCCGGTGTTCGAGCTGACCGGTTAA
- a CDS encoding MFS transporter: protein MPPHPLDGGEARDRRARVAIGAVFLTNGALFANLLPRLPEIKTDLGLSNAMLGGAVAAFSAGALLAGPAAAALIRRFDSARVSLATTLVLAVFIVVAASAPTPLVLVAALFVAGAADAVTDVAQNVNALRLQRQYGRSIINSLHAVWAVGAMTGGLMAAGAIAVHLPRTVHLGASAALFCAVAVAAYPFLLHGPDHDDHPAQRDGTPAASAAVYLTLLALVGIAIAGATVEDAGSSWATLYLRDSLGAPGPVAALGYVALVGCMCGGRLIGDRLVDRFGERAVARAGGVITAAGMGAALAFPSVPGTIAGFAAAGFGVATAVPAAMRAADELPGLRAGTGLTILTWLMRVGFLGAPLIVGVVADAASLRVGLLSVVVAGVSLLALSGVLAGRRR, encoded by the coding sequence ATGCCGCCACACCCGCTCGACGGCGGCGAGGCGCGCGACCGGCGGGCCCGTGTCGCGATCGGCGCCGTCTTCCTCACCAACGGTGCGCTGTTCGCCAACCTGCTGCCGCGGCTTCCCGAGATCAAGACCGACCTCGGGCTGTCCAACGCGATGCTCGGCGGCGCGGTCGCCGCGTTCTCCGCGGGCGCCCTGTTGGCCGGACCGGCCGCTGCGGCGTTGATCCGGCGATTCGACTCCGCGCGGGTGTCCCTGGCCACCACGCTCGTGCTCGCGGTGTTCATCGTGGTCGCCGCGTCGGCGCCCACGCCGCTGGTGCTCGTCGCTGCGCTGTTCGTCGCCGGCGCCGCCGACGCCGTCACCGACGTCGCCCAGAACGTCAACGCCCTACGGCTGCAACGCCAGTACGGCCGCTCGATCATCAACTCGCTGCACGCGGTGTGGGCGGTGGGCGCCATGACCGGCGGTTTGATGGCCGCCGGCGCGATCGCCGTGCACCTGCCGCGAACGGTCCACCTGGGCGCCTCGGCGGCACTGTTCTGCGCCGTCGCGGTCGCGGCCTATCCGTTCCTGCTCCACGGCCCCGATCACGACGACCATCCGGCGCAGCGCGACGGGACGCCCGCGGCGAGCGCCGCGGTGTACCTGACGCTGCTCGCCCTGGTCGGAATCGCGATCGCCGGCGCCACCGTGGAGGACGCCGGAAGTTCCTGGGCCACGCTGTATCTGCGCGACAGCCTGGGCGCGCCCGGTCCGGTGGCCGCGCTGGGGTACGTCGCGCTGGTGGGGTGCATGTGTGGGGGACGGCTGATCGGGGACCGGCTGGTCGACCGGTTCGGCGAGCGTGCCGTCGCGCGCGCCGGTGGCGTCATCACCGCAGCCGGAATGGGTGCGGCGCTGGCGTTTCCGTCGGTGCCCGGCACCATCGCGGGCTTCGCGGCCGCCGGCTTCGGGGTGGCCACCGCGGTGCCGGCCGCGATGCGCGCGGCCGACGAACTGCCGGGCCTGCGCGCCGGCACCGGGCTGACGATCCTGACCTGGCTGATGCGGGTCGGCTTCCTCGGCGCCCCGTTGATCGTGGGGGTGGTGGCCGATGCCGCGAGCCTGCGGGTCGGGCTGCTCAGCGTGGTGGTCGCCGGGGTGAGCCTGCTCGCCCTGAGCGGGGTGCTCGCAGGCCGCCGCCGGTAG
- a CDS encoding VOC family protein, protein MLDQTPVQIAWVTRDLAATEAALTALLGAKTWVRMPGVHFGPETCTYRGRPADHVADVALSYAGDTQLEVIAPVRGDSVYTEFLDRSGPGLHHVCLAAPDPEAFEAAVRDAQRDGAELAMAGTMAGGMRFAYLSAADAGVPFIEIAYIPAEFAAFFDHIKQEQK, encoded by the coding sequence ATGCTTGACCAGACACCTGTCCAGATTGCGTGGGTGACCCGCGACCTGGCGGCCACCGAAGCCGCGCTGACCGCGCTGCTCGGCGCCAAGACCTGGGTGCGCATGCCCGGTGTGCACTTCGGCCCCGAGACGTGCACCTACCGCGGGCGGCCCGCCGACCACGTCGCCGATGTCGCGCTGAGCTACGCCGGCGACACCCAGCTGGAGGTGATCGCCCCGGTGCGTGGCGACAGCGTCTACACCGAGTTCCTCGACCGCAGCGGACCCGGCCTGCACCACGTCTGCCTGGCGGCCCCGGACCCCGAGGCGTTCGAGGCCGCAGTCCGCGACGCGCAACGCGACGGGGCCGAGCTCGCGATGGCGGGCACCATGGCAGGCGGTATGCGCTTCGCCTACCTCTCGGCCGCCGACGCCGGCGTGCCCTTCATCGAAATCGCTTATATCCCGGCGGAATTCGCGGCATTCTTCGATCACATCAAACAGGAGCAGAAGTGA
- a CDS encoding Rv1815 family serine proteinase: MSIRPPSRGPKVLPALLACLAALLVPSAPANAQPDVLVHPGMEIHQDSVLCTLGYVDPQTRIAFTAGHCRASGTVTDKGGTVIGTQVSFRDNTPDGTTIDTNHQIADWQVIQLLPTAAVNNVLPSGKVLVTDPAVLPVAGMPVCHFGVVTGESCGTVEAVNNGWFTMANGVVSRKGDSGGPVYTTTPDGRTVLIGVFNSTWGTFPAAVSWQTASQEARADVVSAASAQITPVAAQP; the protein is encoded by the coding sequence GTGTCGATTCGACCGCCGTCGCGAGGACCGAAGGTGCTGCCCGCTCTGCTGGCCTGCCTCGCCGCTTTGCTGGTGCCGTCCGCCCCGGCGAACGCCCAACCCGACGTGCTGGTGCACCCGGGGATGGAGATCCACCAGGATTCGGTGCTGTGCACGCTCGGCTACGTCGATCCGCAGACCCGCATCGCGTTCACCGCCGGTCACTGCCGGGCCTCCGGCACCGTCACCGACAAGGGCGGCACCGTGATCGGCACCCAGGTCTCGTTCCGGGACAACACCCCCGATGGCACCACGATCGACACCAACCACCAGATCGCCGACTGGCAGGTGATCCAGCTGCTGCCGACCGCCGCGGTCAACAACGTGCTGCCCAGCGGCAAGGTGCTGGTCACCGACCCGGCCGTGCTGCCGGTGGCGGGAATGCCGGTGTGCCACTTCGGTGTGGTGACCGGGGAGAGCTGCGGCACGGTCGAGGCGGTGAACAACGGCTGGTTCACGATGGCCAACGGCGTGGTGAGCCGCAAAGGTGACAGCGGCGGGCCGGTGTACACGACCACCCCCGACGGCCGGACCGTGCTGATCGGCGTGTTCAACAGCACCTGGGGCACGTTCCCGGCGGCGGTGTCCTGGCAGACGGCCAGCCAGGAGGCGCGCGCGGACGTCGTCTCCGCTGCGTCCGCCCAGATCACTCCGGTGGCGGCGCAGCCTTAA
- a CDS encoding sterol desaturase family protein, whose amino-acid sequence MRDPVLFAIPFFLLLLIIEWTAARKLEHVVAQGQSPETGRPAAGAHLARDSWASISMGLVSVATMGAWKFLALLGYAAIYTYLAPWHLPATQWYTWVIALVGVDLLFYCYHRTAHRVRLIWATHQAHHSSQYFNFATALRQKWNNSGEIVMWLPLPLLGIPPWMVFFSFSVSLVYQFWIHTERIGTLPRPIEFVFNTPSHHRVHHGMDQIYLDKNYGGILILWDRMFGTFQREEFRPHYGLTKPVDTFNIWRLQTREYAAIGRDVRAARRWRDKLGYLVGPPGWQPAGVAETDTAAHATP is encoded by the coding sequence ATGCGCGATCCGGTGCTGTTCGCGATCCCGTTCTTCCTGCTGCTGCTGATCATCGAGTGGACCGCCGCACGCAAGCTCGAACATGTTGTGGCGCAGGGACAGTCACCCGAAACGGGCCGCCCGGCTGCGGGGGCCCATCTCGCCCGCGACTCGTGGGCCAGCATCTCGATGGGGCTGGTGTCGGTCGCGACGATGGGGGCGTGGAAGTTCCTCGCGCTGCTGGGGTACGCGGCGATCTACACCTATCTGGCGCCGTGGCACCTGCCTGCCACCCAGTGGTACACCTGGGTGATCGCGCTCGTCGGGGTCGATCTGCTGTTCTACTGCTACCACCGCACCGCCCACCGGGTGCGGCTGATCTGGGCCACGCATCAGGCCCACCACTCCAGCCAGTACTTCAACTTCGCGACCGCGCTGCGGCAGAAGTGGAACAACAGCGGTGAGATCGTGATGTGGCTTCCGTTGCCGCTGTTGGGGATTCCGCCCTGGATGGTGTTCTTCAGCTTCTCGGTGAGCCTGGTCTACCAGTTCTGGATCCACACCGAGCGCATCGGCACACTGCCGCGGCCGATCGAGTTCGTGTTCAACACCCCGTCGCACCACCGCGTGCACCACGGCATGGACCAGATCTACCTGGACAAGAACTACGGCGGCATCCTCATCCTCTGGGATCGGATGTTCGGCACCTTCCAGCGCGAGGAGTTCCGGCCGCACTACGGGCTGACCAAGCCGGTGGACACCTTCAACATCTGGCGGTTGCAGACCCGTGAGTACGCCGCGATCGGCCGCGACGTGCGTGCCGCGCGGCGCTGGCGCGACAAACTCGGCTACCTCGTCGGCCCGCCCGGGTGGCAGCCCGCCGGCGTGGCCGAGACGGATACGGCGGCGCATGCCACGCCGTAG
- a CDS encoding NAD(P)/FAD-dependent oxidoreductase — translation MKTVFDAPVDPALIDRSLAGSRMGSVWLDTARPDYPPPSGPVTADLLVIGGGYTGLWSALHAARRHPDRRVILIEADRIGWAASGRNGGFVDASLTHGYDNGKSRWPEEMDTLEALGMENLDGMAAEIADLGLDVEWQRTGMLTVATEPHQVAWLQEAAADKHGEFFDTARVREEVHSPTYLAGLFSADDCAIVNPAKLALELARACREAGVEIFEHTTARRIDSGGASIRVHTDGPALTCRQIVLATNVFPSLLRRNRLYTVPVYDYVLATEPLTEAQLDRIGWAGRQGIGDSANQFHYYRLSMDNRIVWGGYDAVYHFGRRVKSSYEDRTESYRRLAAHFFLTFPALDDVRFTHRWAGPIDTNTRFCAHWGLAREGRVAYVNGFTGLGVGATRFAADVCLDLLDGVSTPRTQLEMVRRKPLPFPPEPLASAGIQATRWSLDRADHSAGRRNLLLRALDAAGLGFDS, via the coding sequence GTGAAGACCGTTTTCGATGCCCCCGTCGACCCCGCGCTGATCGACCGGTCGCTGGCCGGCAGCAGGATGGGCTCGGTCTGGCTGGACACCGCCCGGCCGGACTACCCGCCGCCGTCCGGGCCCGTCACCGCGGACCTGCTGGTCATCGGCGGCGGCTACACCGGCCTGTGGAGCGCGCTGCACGCCGCGCGCCGTCATCCCGACCGGCGGGTCATCCTCATCGAGGCCGACCGCATCGGCTGGGCCGCGTCCGGCCGCAACGGCGGGTTCGTCGACGCCAGCCTGACCCACGGCTACGACAACGGGAAGTCCCGCTGGCCCGAGGAGATGGACACCCTCGAGGCGCTGGGCATGGAGAACCTCGACGGCATGGCCGCCGAGATCGCCGATCTCGGCCTCGACGTCGAATGGCAGCGCACCGGCATGCTGACCGTGGCCACCGAGCCGCACCAGGTGGCCTGGCTCCAGGAGGCCGCCGCGGACAAGCACGGCGAGTTCTTCGACACCGCGCGGGTGCGTGAGGAGGTGCACTCGCCGACCTACCTGGCCGGGCTCTTCAGCGCCGATGACTGCGCGATCGTCAACCCCGCGAAGCTGGCGCTCGAACTCGCCCGGGCGTGCCGCGAGGCCGGCGTGGAGATCTTCGAGCACACCACGGCACGCCGCATCGACTCCGGGGGCGCGTCGATCCGGGTGCACACCGACGGTCCGGCGCTGACCTGCCGGCAGATCGTGTTGGCCACCAACGTGTTTCCGAGCCTGCTGCGGCGCAATCGGCTCTACACCGTGCCGGTCTACGACTACGTGCTGGCGACCGAGCCGCTGACCGAGGCCCAGCTCGACCGCATCGGGTGGGCCGGCAGGCAGGGCATCGGGGACTCCGCGAACCAGTTCCACTACTACCGGCTGTCGATGGACAACCGGATCGTCTGGGGCGGCTACGACGCGGTCTACCACTTCGGCCGGCGGGTCAAGTCCTCCTACGAGGACCGCACCGAGAGCTACCGCCGACTCGCGGCGCACTTCTTCCTCACCTTCCCCGCCCTCGACGACGTGCGCTTCACCCATCGCTGGGCCGGTCCGATCGACACCAACACCCGGTTCTGCGCGCACTGGGGACTGGCGCGGGAAGGCCGCGTGGCCTACGTCAACGGCTTCACCGGCCTCGGTGTCGGCGCGACCCGGTTCGCCGCGGACGTCTGCCTGGACCTGCTGGACGGCGTCTCCACGCCGCGCACCCAGTTGGAGATGGTGCGCCGCAAGCCGCTTCCGTTCCCGCCCGAGCCGCTGGCCAGCGCCGGGATCCAGGCCACCCGATGGTCGCTGGACCGGGCCGACCACTCCGCCGGGCGCCGCAACCTGCTGTTGCGCGCCCTCGACGCCGCGGGTCTGGGCTTCGACTCCTGA
- a CDS encoding carboxylesterase/lipase family protein: protein MTAEATTRSNAGGRPVVDTTYGPVRGVDDGVVASWKAVRYAAAPVGDLRWRAPQPPTAWTEPFDATRVGPVCPQPTDPRIPIDLGAPQGEDFLRLNVWAPSGTEAGAGKPVMVWVHGGAYILGSASQPLYKGRRLAVDGDVIVVTVNYRLGALGFLELATLGADADRFATNVGLRDVLAALEWVRDNIAAFGGDPGRVTLFGESAGAGVVTTLLGSPAARGLFHAAIAQSSPVTSSYDAEPASRIAARFLEVVGVGRDELSRLTQLPIEAIVTASRTVFDEVPVQTPGRLAFAPIVDRDVIPDYPVRLARAGRTHPVPLIIGTNRNEAALFRYMKSPLMPIKTESIRAMFAQIAAEQPDLSLPEQRALEGVYRGRRKGKGLGLAGDLGFRMPSIWFADGHRTSAPVYLYRFDFATPMLRLLRLHAAHATELPFVWGNLGAVRKDPMFALGGRAVGEQVSRRVRARWTGFARDGVPTGLPGEPQWRPYGAEDRATLVIDRQDAVVDDLDAPVRRAWGDDVLSFR from the coding sequence ATGACCGCGGAGGCGACGACCCGCAGCAATGCGGGTGGGCGGCCGGTGGTGGACACCACCTACGGACCCGTGCGCGGCGTCGACGACGGGGTGGTCGCCTCGTGGAAGGCGGTCCGCTACGCCGCCGCGCCGGTCGGTGACCTGCGCTGGCGGGCTCCCCAGCCGCCGACGGCGTGGACCGAACCGTTCGACGCCACCCGGGTGGGCCCGGTCTGCCCGCAGCCCACCGACCCGCGCATCCCCATCGACCTGGGCGCCCCGCAGGGCGAGGATTTCCTGCGCCTCAACGTGTGGGCCCCGTCGGGCACCGAGGCCGGCGCAGGCAAGCCGGTGATGGTGTGGGTGCACGGCGGCGCCTACATCCTCGGCTCGGCCAGCCAGCCGCTCTACAAGGGCCGCCGGCTCGCCGTCGACGGCGACGTCATCGTGGTGACCGTCAACTACCGGCTCGGCGCGCTGGGCTTCCTCGAGCTGGCCACCCTCGGCGCCGACGCCGACCGGTTCGCCACCAATGTCGGCCTGCGCGACGTGCTCGCCGCGCTGGAGTGGGTGCGCGACAACATCGCCGCATTCGGCGGCGACCCCGGCCGGGTCACCCTGTTCGGCGAATCCGCCGGTGCCGGGGTGGTGACGACGCTGCTCGGCAGCCCCGCGGCCCGCGGCCTGTTCCACGCCGCGATCGCCCAGAGTTCACCGGTCACGTCGTCCTACGACGCGGAACCGGCCAGCCGCATCGCCGCACGCTTCCTCGAGGTGGTCGGGGTGGGCCGCGACGAGTTGTCCCGGCTGACGCAGCTGCCCATCGAGGCGATCGTCACCGCGTCCCGCACCGTCTTCGACGAGGTGCCCGTGCAGACCCCGGGCCGGCTGGCTTTCGCGCCGATCGTCGACCGCGACGTCATCCCCGACTACCCGGTGCGGCTGGCGCGGGCCGGGCGGACGCATCCGGTGCCGCTGATCATCGGCACCAACCGCAACGAGGCGGCGCTGTTCCGCTACATGAAGTCGCCGCTGATGCCGATCAAGACGGAGTCCATCCGCGCGATGTTCGCCCAGATCGCGGCCGAGCAGCCCGACCTGTCGCTGCCCGAGCAACGCGCGCTCGAGGGCGTCTACCGGGGCCGCCGCAAGGGCAAGGGCCTCGGCCTGGCCGGGGACCTGGGCTTCCGGATGCCATCCATCTGGTTCGCCGACGGGCACCGCACCTCCGCGCCGGTGTACCTGTACCGCTTCGACTTCGCCACCCCGATGCTGCGGCTGCTGCGCCTGCACGCCGCGCACGCCACCGAGTTGCCGTTCGTCTGGGGCAATCTCGGCGCGGTGCGCAAGGACCCGATGTTCGCCCTCGGCGGGCGCGCCGTGGGGGAGCAGGTGTCACGCCGCGTCCGTGCCCGCTGGACCGGCTTCGCCCGCGACGGGGTGCCGACGGGGCTGCCCGGCGAGCCGCAGTGGCGGCCCTATGGCGCCGAGGACCGCGCCACCCTGGTCATCGACCGGCAGGACGCCGTGGTCGACGACCTCGACGCGCCGGTGCGGCGCGCCTGGGGCGACGACGTGCTGAGTTTCCGGTAG